In Candidatus Desulforudis audaxviator MP104C, a genomic segment contains:
- a CDS encoding helix-turn-helix domain-containing protein: MGRRDFIVRDIVEIYLHWQAGKSIRAIARSLGLDRNTVRKYIRAAIDGRF, encoded by the coding sequence ATGGGACGGAGGGATTTCATCGTGCGCGACATCGTCGAGATATATCTGCACTGGCAGGCGGGCAAAAGCATCCGAGCAATCGCCAGAAGCCTGGGTTTAGACCGCAACACGGTTCGCAAGTACATCCGGGCCGCCATAGATGGCCGGTTTTGA
- a CDS encoding gamma-glutamylcyclotransferase family protein has product MGENVWYFAYGSNMDTERMKERVGRLPDRIPGVLRNWRLEFNKAWENIPGAGFANIVPCPGDAVEGVLYLLLGEELRELDRYEGVPRHYKQRQVSVERRETGEVVAAVTYVASPDKVRHGLKPTREYIGYLLSGADCLSKEYVQHLQAVETLN; this is encoded by the coding sequence TTGGGTGAGAACGTTTGGTACTTCGCCTATGGCTCCAACATGGACACCGAGCGAATGAAGGAGCGGGTGGGGCGCTTACCCGACCGTATACCGGGGGTGCTCAGAAACTGGCGTCTGGAGTTCAACAAAGCGTGGGAAAACATTCCCGGCGCAGGTTTTGCCAACATCGTGCCCTGTCCGGGCGATGCAGTGGAGGGTGTCCTGTACCTCCTTTTGGGGGAGGAATTGCGGGAGCTCGACCGGTACGAAGGTGTTCCTCGCCACTACAAGCAACGTCAGGTCAGCGTGGAGCGGCGGGAAACGGGCGAGGTCGTGGCCGCCGTGACTTACGTGGCAAGTCCTGATAAAGTACGACACGGGTTAAAGCCCACCCGCGAGTATATTGGCTACCTGCTGTCCGGGGCAGATTGCCTGAGCAAAGAGTACGTGCAACACCTGCAGGCCGTAGAGACGCTGAATTAG
- a CDS encoding exonuclease: protein MAVFLTFYDGADCIGGNKILLEDGSASLLLDFGTNFKAEGMYFDEFLNPRTTFGFSDLLALDILPPLQNLYRPDFEYPGVWERFAGHPACRPVEVHGVLLSHPHLDHCGHLTYLRQDIPIYTSLASAAVCKALQDTGSGEVCYAVPRELRDGLIRTADYRRVPAEQRPYRVFGCSSVNPEVAAFWERCDASRCLSCTPLEPCDTETDIGGLRVRFWPVDHSVPGAGAFGIKTSADWVIYTGDLRLHGKRGWLTGQFISEAAKLKPAVLICEGTHPEVGKPVTEEEVAANCFEAAKRKSGLVVADFGPRNVERLLSFLEIAGETDRLLVLTPKDVYILEALRAAGEPGVPDPYADSRIALYVCPKAVRQKWEDALLARFGERAPERLVNAAKVKTDQGSFILCFSYYDFHAFLDIEPRGGTYIYSSSEAFNEEMLLDHEKVRNWIDFFGFRFYGSLGREREGSGFHASGHIHGPGIEEMVETIRPEILIPVHTENRDFFRRFEGTCRVVYPQKGESIVLG, encoded by the coding sequence GTGGCGGTTTTCCTCACCTTCTACGACGGCGCCGACTGCATCGGCGGCAACAAGATACTGCTGGAGGACGGCAGCGCGTCTTTGCTCCTGGACTTCGGCACCAACTTCAAGGCCGAAGGGATGTACTTCGACGAGTTCCTGAATCCCAGAACCACCTTCGGGTTTTCCGACCTGCTCGCGCTGGACATCCTGCCGCCTTTGCAAAACCTGTACCGCCCGGACTTCGAGTACCCGGGAGTCTGGGAACGGTTTGCCGGGCACCCCGCATGCCGCCCGGTGGAAGTACACGGAGTGCTCCTATCCCACCCCCACCTCGACCACTGCGGGCACCTGACCTACCTGCGGCAAGACATTCCCATCTACACCAGTCTGGCAAGCGCGGCCGTTTGCAAGGCCCTGCAGGACACGGGGAGCGGAGAGGTCTGCTACGCCGTGCCGCGCGAATTGAGAGACGGTCTCATCCGAACTGCCGACTACCGCCGCGTGCCGGCCGAGCAGCGCCCCTACCGCGTGTTCGGTTGTAGCAGTGTTAACCCGGAGGTGGCGGCCTTTTGGGAACGCTGCGATGCCTCCCGTTGCTTAAGCTGCACGCCTCTGGAACCGTGCGACACCGAAACGGACATAGGCGGCTTGCGAGTCCGCTTCTGGCCGGTGGACCACTCCGTGCCCGGTGCTGGTGCGTTCGGGATAAAGACGTCCGCAGACTGGGTAATTTACACCGGCGACCTGCGACTGCACGGGAAACGAGGCTGGCTTACTGGTCAGTTTATCAGCGAGGCGGCGAAGCTCAAGCCCGCGGTCCTCATCTGCGAGGGCACGCACCCTGAAGTGGGAAAACCTGTGACCGAGGAAGAAGTGGCCGCCAACTGCTTCGAGGCGGCGAAAAGGAAAAGCGGCCTGGTGGTGGCCGACTTCGGTCCCCGGAACGTGGAAAGGCTGCTGTCGTTCCTGGAGATAGCCGGGGAAACCGACCGACTGCTGGTGCTAACCCCGAAGGACGTGTACATCCTCGAGGCACTTCGCGCGGCGGGCGAACCGGGCGTCCCCGACCCCTACGCGGACAGCCGGATAGCCCTGTACGTTTGTCCCAAGGCCGTGCGCCAGAAGTGGGAGGACGCGCTTCTGGCCAGGTTCGGTGAGCGCGCGCCCGAAAGGCTAGTGAACGCGGCAAAGGTCAAAACTGACCAGGGGAGCTTCATCCTGTGCTTCTCTTACTACGACTTCCACGCTTTTCTCGATATCGAGCCGCGTGGCGGGACATACATTTATTCATCCAGCGAGGCGTTCAACGAGGAGATGCTGCTCGACCACGAGAAGGTGCGGAACTGGATCGATTTCTTCGGCTTCCGGTTCTACGGCTCGCTGGGCCGGGAAAGGGAAGGCTCCGGCTTCCATGCTAGCGGCCACATCCACGGTCCTGGGATAGAGGAAATGGTAGAGACCATCCGGCCCGAAATACTGATCCCCGTGCATACGGAGAACCGGGACTTCTTCCGGCGGTTCGAAGGCACTTGCAGGGTGGTGTATCCGCAAAAGGGGGAAAGCATAGTATTAGGGTGA
- a CDS encoding helix-turn-helix domain-containing protein, whose amino-acid sequence MNIRGEYTVTVKGCIITASEWLSWREYGLSNAEIAILLGISPSMARIIARKFRQTGVPDLQYRKRKPGPVKIIDTTTDAGAYVLGILWGTASTSGEGYWVRHRDRWYVDVMRVAPGCYGGRIRKLLQNRRPVPVKDNPRGGCNRRESCLGSPWLDPAEIPGETVSLRPSGRSGFCAGVG is encoded by the coding sequence GTGAACATTCGCGGGGAATACACCGTCACCGTTAAAGGCTGCATCATCACCGCCTCCGAGTGGCTCTCCTGGCGTGAATATGGTCTGAGCAACGCAGAAATAGCCATCCTTCTAGGCATCAGCCCTTCGATGGCCCGCATTATAGCGCGGAAGTTCCGCCAAACGGGGGTACCCGACCTGCAGTATCGGAAGCGGAAGCCTGGCCCAGTGAAAATCATCGACACCACAACCGACGCCGGGGCTTACGTCCTGGGCATCCTCTGGGGCACGGCCTCCACATCCGGAGAAGGCTACTGGGTGCGCCACCGCGACAGGTGGTACGTAGATGTTATGCGGGTAGCACCTGGGTGTTACGGCGGAAGGATACGAAAGCTGCTCCAGAACAGGAGACCAGTACCGGTTAAAGATAACCCGCGCGGCGGATGTAACCGCCGTGAAAGCTGTCTTGGATCACCATGGCTGGACCCCGCGGAAATCCCCGGAGAGACCGTATCCTTGCGGCCCTCTGGACGATCGGGGTTTTGTGCGGGCGTGGGTTGA
- a CDS encoding AAA family ATPase: MKIAVTGTHGTGKTSLAEALSNHTGLPLITEQARIVAAEMDLTDCNRLLNDQELAKAFQWRVLERQIAEQRKRRSSGMC; the protein is encoded by the coding sequence TTGAAAATCGCCGTCACCGGCACCCATGGAACCGGGAAAACCAGCCTTGCCGAAGCCTTGTCAAATCACACCGGCCTGCCCTTGATAACTGAGCAGGCCCGCATTGTGGCTGCCGAAATGGATCTGACCGACTGCAACCGTTTACTGAACGACCAGGAATTGGCGAAAGCCTTTCAGTGGCGTGTCCTGGAACGCCAAATCGCGGAGCAGAGAAAGCGCCGATCTTCGGGGATGTGCTGA
- the nusG gene encoding transcription termination/antitermination protein NusG, which translates to MHWYAVQVATKHENKVKKYLEKQKANGLAGKVGQVVAYQNVLPGYVFIEADMWPELYLRGMTTRHRVIGRVSETEIARLAEGPRIAPFKEGDRVEIQSGPLAGLAGTVKRAGCERSKVAVSFFSNNVVVDVENRLLQAI; encoded by the coding sequence ATGCACTGGTACGCCGTTCAAGTTGCTACAAAACACGAAAACAAGGTCAAGAAATATCTGGAGAAACAGAAAGCCAATGGGCTGGCCGGGAAGGTCGGGCAGGTCGTGGCCTATCAGAACGTTCTCCCTGGGTATGTCTTTATCGAGGCCGACATGTGGCCCGAACTATATCTTCGCGGGATGACTACCAGGCACCGGGTGATAGGCCGGGTTTCTGAAACCGAGATTGCGCGGCTGGCGGAAGGACCCCGCATTGCGCCTTTCAAGGAAGGCGACCGGGTGGAAATCCAGAGCGGACCCTTGGCGGGGCTGGCCGGCACGGTTAAGCGTGCGGGATGCGAGCGGAGCAAGGTTGCGGTGTCGTTTTTCAGCAACAACGTGGTGGTTGATGTAGAAAACCGGCTCTTGCAAGCGATCTGA
- a CDS encoding RRXRR domain-containing protein, giving the protein MQNRDGRPLSPCHPARARKLLKAGKAKVISTYPFTIKLTYQVKEPVFTPTRVILDDGKTCGLGVMQENKTHNLALCKVEMATRGEQISDNLKDRKVSRAQSRGRWNKKRGVMGEARINYRKQKQEYPPSIRADAEAKVNAVRVDFVKKREGYKTNFSFYKPETLKIIQKSSSQTWVIQYGRLSSPDLNRGNSRRRS; this is encoded by the coding sequence GTGCAGAACAGAGACGGCAGGCCCTTATCGCCCTGCCACCCGGCCCGGGCCAGGAAGCTGCTCAAAGCGGGCAAGGCCAAAGTAATATCCACCTACCCGTTTACCATCAAACTGACGTACCAGGTGAAAGAGCCGGTTTTCACACCAACCCGGGTGATCCTGGACGATGGGAAGACCTGCGGCCTGGGCGTGATGCAGGAGAACAAGACACACAACCTGGCCTTGTGCAAGGTTGAGATGGCGACCCGCGGCGAGCAAATAAGCGACAACTTGAAGGACAGGAAAGTATCCAGAGCGCAGAGCAGGGGGCGCTGGAACAAGAAGCGCGGTGTAATGGGAGAGGCCAGGATCAACTATCGCAAGCAAAAGCAGGAGTACCCGCCCAGTATCCGTGCCGATGCTGAAGCCAAGGTCAACGCCGTGCGGGTGGATTTTGTGAAGAAGCGTGAAGGATACAAGACAAATTTCAGCTTTTACAAGCCCGAGACGCTAAAGATTATTCAGAAAAGCAGCAGCCAAACGTGGGTGATACAGTATGGCCGCCTTTCATCCCCCGATTTAAATCGGGGGAATTCCCGGCGGAGATCTTAA
- a CDS encoding VirD4-like conjugal transfer protein, CD1115 family produces the protein MGINALQLKAAYRRAGMVLRRRRLRRLAVALVLYVPSAWLPGSFTVLFVDYDLAMRCFQNPLLAAVTVPFQGTLPWWLGLNLVFGFFGYWYYLQLRARFPDTFNPRDEVDFMRDPSCGTSRWLDRRNAEKVLSFGHGPGFLFGTMEGDPVRLHGSDLNRNVIVFGSPGSRKTRSLVIPNILQAVVSGESCVITDPKGEILRYTLGYLQSRNYNVNVFNLVEMHRSDRWNPLAEIQTGLDAQLFSEVVIANTAVPGIRKMGGDPFWTRAEQNLLKALALYVVNEMPPEQRNLESLYAVLSCGSLDRLDITFGSLAPDHPAKAPYNVFSHADKPVKGGVIIGLGTRLQVVQNPEVKRLTSTSDIDLRAPGLERCAYFGIVSDTDTTFDFLASLFFTFLFIKLTRLADSKGGPCPVRVNFILDEFCNIGSIPDFKKRIATVRSRGLNCVLITQSVAQLKNRYPDDEWQEIISCCDSRLLFGANEPMTAKYFSDLLGVGTVNRVSRQHKVTALDPVKLGHAPSPRNLLNLDEILRLNREKAVLCLASFPPAMIEKLDFTGYPEGGSLPDAADLGGVVYRPAHLDETPPEVIVEYSGCSVPRTEKLNGKTKKKKDDPEDGAELAEDPFDPFRDPFAPELDSEEDLGMYQDQDK, from the coding sequence TTGGGTATCAACGCCCTGCAGCTCAAAGCCGCCTACCGCCGTGCCGGGATGGTACTCCGTCGCCGTCGCCTGCGTCGTTTGGCCGTTGCCTTGGTCTTGTATGTCCCAAGTGCTTGGCTCCCGGGGTCGTTCACGGTTCTCTTTGTGGATTATGACCTGGCCATGCGTTGTTTTCAAAACCCCCTTCTGGCTGCCGTGACTGTGCCTTTTCAGGGCACATTGCCCTGGTGGTTGGGCCTTAACTTGGTCTTTGGTTTCTTTGGGTACTGGTACTATCTTCAACTCCGGGCCAGGTTTCCGGACACCTTCAATCCCAGAGACGAGGTGGACTTTATGCGCGACCCTTCCTGCGGTACGTCCCGTTGGCTGGATCGGCGGAATGCCGAAAAAGTTCTCTCTTTCGGTCATGGTCCGGGCTTTCTTTTTGGTACTATGGAGGGCGACCCCGTGCGCCTTCACGGTTCCGACTTAAACCGCAACGTCATCGTTTTCGGTTCCCCTGGCTCCCGTAAGACACGGAGCCTGGTGATTCCGAACATCCTTCAGGCCGTGGTTTCCGGTGAGTCCTGCGTCATCACCGACCCCAAGGGAGAGATCTTGCGGTACACGTTGGGCTATCTCCAGTCCCGCAATTACAACGTGAACGTTTTTAACCTGGTGGAGATGCACCGCTCCGACCGCTGGAACCCTTTGGCCGAAATCCAGACCGGGCTGGACGCCCAGCTCTTTTCCGAAGTGGTAATCGCGAACACCGCCGTTCCCGGCATCCGCAAAATGGGCGGCGACCCCTTCTGGACCAGGGCGGAGCAGAACTTGTTAAAAGCCCTGGCTCTCTACGTGGTCAACGAGATGCCCCCAGAGCAGAGAAACTTGGAGTCTCTTTATGCCGTCCTTTCCTGCGGCAGTTTGGATCGTTTGGATATAACTTTCGGTTCATTAGCTCCTGACCACCCGGCCAAGGCTCCGTACAACGTTTTCTCTCATGCCGACAAGCCTGTAAAGGGCGGCGTGATCATTGGTCTTGGGACCAGGCTCCAGGTTGTCCAGAACCCCGAGGTGAAAAGGCTTACTTCCACCAGTGACATTGATTTAAGGGCCCCCGGCCTTGAGAGATGCGCTTATTTCGGGATCGTTTCGGACACCGACACCACCTTTGACTTTTTGGCCAGCCTGTTCTTCACGTTCTTGTTCATTAAGCTGACCCGGCTGGCGGATTCGAAGGGCGGCCCGTGTCCGGTGCGGGTAAACTTCATCTTGGACGAGTTTTGCAACATCGGTTCGATTCCTGACTTTAAGAAGCGCATCGCCACTGTTCGCTCCCGCGGGTTAAACTGCGTTCTGATCACCCAGTCCGTGGCTCAGCTCAAAAACCGCTATCCGGACGATGAATGGCAGGAGATTATCTCCTGCTGTGACTCCCGGCTTTTGTTCGGGGCCAACGAGCCCATGACTGCCAAGTACTTTTCCGACTTGCTGGGTGTGGGCACGGTGAACCGCGTGAGCAGGCAGCATAAGGTCACTGCTCTCGATCCTGTGAAGTTGGGCCATGCGCCGTCTCCGCGCAATCTTCTCAACTTGGACGAGATTCTGCGCCTGAATCGGGAAAAAGCCGTGCTCTGTCTGGCCAGCTTTCCTCCGGCCATGATCGAAAAGCTGGACTTTACCGGGTACCCCGAGGGCGGCTCTCTCCCGGATGCCGCCGATTTGGGGGGCGTGGTCTACCGTCCGGCGCATCTGGACGAAACGCCCCCCGAAGTCATAGTGGAGTATTCTGGGTGCTCTGTGCCGCGGACGGAAAAACTTAACGGAAAAACCAAGAAAAAGAAAGACGACCCTGAAGATGGCGCTGAATTGGCGGAAGATCCTTTTGACCCCTTCCGGGATCCGTTTGCTCCGGAGCTGGACAGTGAAGAAGACCTTGGTATGTACCAGGATCAGGACAAATAG
- a CDS encoding DEAD/DEAH box helicase has translation MLETPARDAAYRNPFPPLPEPIRSYLERESIELYTHQAEVLERARKKQNVVLTTATASGKSLAFTLPVLEQLYQNPGATALYLYPMKALAYDQLSFLRKLERETGIAYNPAVYDGDTPQLHRKQIRQESRIVLTNPHALHRYLSWHKLWQRFFRGLQYVIIDEGHWYRGLYGSHVAFVFRRLLRVLEHYGATPQIILASATMADPAKHGRNLTGKDFSVVDGDGSARSKKIYVLWDAVAAGKSEHLQAAELFAACVGSGLQAICFAPSRKLAVLTARWAGQKVAGVASYRAGYLPEERRELESRLRSGEIRGVACTNALELGVNIGELDAAIISGWPGTVASFRQQAGRVGRSGQESLVVQIFFSNPLDGYLLRNPELIFRASSEQAVVALDHFEILKAHIRCAAEELPLTAGDEKYFGPRYKDAVRTLIKEKSIVLDSQGWQPGRETCVIKRYVSAGKNVASRVSLSAFDEGAMRLLHDGRLLETLSLSRACRDAHPGAVYLHRGEPYEVREFDPGRGIVTVERSSGELYTQAQVHTAIYPRQTLQTREFPGVVLNVGRVVVSQKTRGYLVKKYDEVIGRHILEGMPSVNLDTVAAWLQLQRIPLIADLEGGLHAAEHTLIAVAPLVAMCDRWDIGGVSLPRDRDGMPAIYVYDDFPGHQLR, from the coding sequence GTGTTGGAAACTCCGGCCCGGGATGCAGCGTACAGAAATCCTTTTCCGCCGCTTCCGGAGCCGATTCGATCTTATTTAGAGCGTGAAAGCATCGAACTCTATACTCACCAAGCCGAAGTGCTGGAGCGGGCCAGAAAGAAACAGAACGTCGTTCTGACTACGGCTACTGCCAGCGGAAAGTCGTTGGCCTTCACCCTGCCGGTTTTAGAGCAGTTGTATCAAAATCCAGGCGCGACGGCGCTGTATTTGTATCCGATGAAAGCTCTGGCTTACGACCAGCTTTCGTTTTTGCGAAAGCTGGAACGGGAAACCGGCATCGCATACAACCCCGCCGTCTATGATGGCGACACTCCCCAGCTTCATAGAAAACAAATCCGTCAGGAATCGAGAATCGTGCTCACGAATCCCCACGCTTTGCACCGCTATCTTTCCTGGCACAAACTCTGGCAGCGGTTTTTCAGGGGGCTGCAATACGTCATTATCGATGAAGGACATTGGTACAGAGGGCTGTACGGCTCCCACGTCGCCTTCGTGTTCCGCCGGCTCCTGCGCGTTCTGGAGCATTACGGCGCCACGCCGCAAATCATCCTGGCGTCGGCCACCATGGCCGATCCGGCTAAGCACGGCAGGAACCTGACCGGAAAAGACTTCTCCGTAGTGGATGGCGACGGCTCTGCCCGGAGCAAAAAGATATACGTTCTTTGGGACGCTGTGGCTGCGGGCAAGTCGGAGCACCTTCAGGCCGCCGAGCTTTTTGCCGCCTGCGTCGGGAGTGGCCTTCAGGCCATATGTTTCGCGCCGTCGAGGAAGTTGGCCGTACTGACTGCCAGGTGGGCGGGGCAAAAAGTGGCCGGGGTTGCTTCTTATCGTGCTGGCTATTTGCCGGAAGAGCGCAGGGAATTAGAGTCGCGGCTCAGGTCCGGAGAAATCCGGGGCGTTGCTTGTACAAACGCTTTAGAGTTGGGTGTGAACATTGGAGAATTGGACGCAGCCATCATTTCTGGTTGGCCGGGAACGGTGGCATCGTTTCGGCAGCAGGCGGGGAGAGTGGGGAGAAGTGGTCAGGAATCGTTGGTTGTACAGATATTTTTCTCCAATCCGCTGGACGGTTATTTGCTGCGAAACCCGGAACTCATCTTCCGGGCGTCTTCGGAACAGGCCGTTGTTGCATTAGACCATTTCGAAATCCTGAAAGCCCATATCAGATGCGCTGCTGAAGAACTGCCCTTGACTGCCGGCGATGAAAAATATTTCGGCCCTCGCTACAAGGATGCAGTTCGTACTTTGATTAAGGAAAAAAGCATTGTTTTGGACTCCCAGGGTTGGCAGCCGGGGCGGGAAACTTGCGTCATCAAGCGATACGTCAGTGCGGGGAAAAACGTTGCGTCCAGAGTTAGCCTTTCGGCTTTTGATGAAGGCGCGATGCGCCTTCTTCACGACGGCAGGTTGTTGGAAACCTTGAGCCTTTCCAGGGCCTGCCGGGACGCCCATCCTGGAGCGGTATATCTCCACCGGGGTGAGCCTTACGAAGTTAGGGAATTTGATCCTGGCCGGGGAATCGTCACCGTGGAGCGCAGTTCCGGAGAGCTTTATACCCAGGCCCAGGTGCACACGGCCATTTATCCCAGGCAAACCCTGCAAACCCGAGAATTTCCTGGTGTCGTTTTAAATGTCGGCAGGGTGGTTGTTTCCCAGAAAACCCGGGGCTATTTGGTCAAGAAATACGACGAAGTGATTGGGCGGCATATACTTGAAGGCATGCCTTCGGTTAATCTTGATACTGTGGCTGCATGGCTTCAGCTGCAAAGAATTCCTTTGATTGCAGACCTGGAAGGCGGCCTGCACGCGGCGGAGCATACTCTCATTGCTGTTGCTCCGCTGGTGGCCATGTGCGACCGGTGGGACATTGGCGGCGTTTCGCTGCCCAGGGATCGCGATGGGATGCCGGCCATTTACGTTTACGATGACTTTCCTGGTCACCAGCTTCGGTGA
- a CDS encoding ATP-dependent RecD-like DNA helicase, translating to MTETITDTVNRFIFKTETFAIFKLDNIVALGDVAGVREGDRLTVTGSWQEHPKYGRQLRVEHWEKPVPSTEEAAADFLSSGLIKGVGPVLAERIVSVLGPNAVSAILEDPDVLKKVKGIGKKAPEIRRQLQETYQVQQVVAELIRLGLTLKTAMKAYMKFGRPAAEYVRRNPYCLTELDLIGFHRADDIARRAGLAPDSSFRVKAGILYVLNESLWDEGHAYLPRDELISRSLTLLNHVEKSVSLDIVEKELSRLKGVHGSAEVSLAWAREYEEEIARDVKRLARQRFDVPPLPRDLIRGIELTPDQNAAVKTALESGFSILTGGPGVGKTQTVRAVIRAFELQNPWGGVFLCAPTGRAARRLSEVTGRQAHTVHKLLGLRNGHADRNRKNPLECDLLILDEASMACLVLTKRLLEAVPNNARILFVGDADQLPSVGPGNILRDLLDKVPTVRLTEIFRQAAESQIVTNAHRINRGQMPLIDRSKTDFIFLEREDPEDIAKCVATCASGMGYDPLDVQVLSPMRKGPVGTAELNKLIQGGMSGPRVKYGQYVFHVGDKVIHTKNNYDKGVFNGDIGIIKKIKMQHDVLVQYSSGLVSYSGDDLRELEPAWAVTVHKAQGSEFKAVIIPVTTSHYVMLHRNLIYTAVTRAREKVILVGTKKALAIAVRNNKPIQRYTALSGLLRDAPRR from the coding sequence ATGACGGAAACCATCACCGACACCGTAAACCGGTTCATTTTCAAAACTGAAACCTTCGCCATTTTCAAGCTTGATAACATTGTTGCGCTGGGCGATGTCGCTGGCGTTCGCGAGGGCGACCGCTTGACCGTTACTGGCTCCTGGCAGGAGCATCCTAAATACGGCAGGCAGCTCAGAGTCGAACACTGGGAGAAACCCGTCCCGTCCACCGAAGAAGCCGCTGCAGACTTTCTTTCTTCCGGCCTGATCAAGGGCGTGGGCCCGGTATTGGCAGAGCGAATTGTGAGCGTTCTTGGTCCCAATGCCGTGAGTGCGATTTTGGAAGATCCGGACGTATTGAAGAAGGTCAAGGGCATCGGCAAAAAAGCCCCGGAAATTCGCCGTCAGCTTCAGGAGACCTATCAAGTGCAGCAGGTCGTAGCAGAGCTGATACGGCTTGGGCTCACTTTGAAAACGGCGATGAAGGCTTACATGAAATTCGGCCGCCCGGCCGCCGAGTACGTTCGGAGAAACCCCTACTGCCTGACCGAACTGGATCTGATCGGGTTCCACCGGGCGGACGACATTGCCCGGCGGGCCGGCCTGGCTCCGGATTCTTCTTTTAGAGTCAAGGCCGGAATACTGTATGTTTTAAACGAATCTCTCTGGGACGAGGGTCATGCCTACCTGCCCAGGGATGAGCTCATTTCCCGCTCCCTGACCTTGTTGAACCATGTCGAAAAAAGCGTGTCGCTGGACATTGTGGAGAAAGAACTCTCCCGCCTTAAAGGGGTTCACGGAAGTGCGGAAGTCTCTCTGGCCTGGGCCAGGGAGTACGAAGAAGAGATCGCCCGGGACGTGAAAAGGTTGGCCCGGCAACGGTTCGATGTACCGCCTTTGCCCCGGGATCTGATCAGGGGCATTGAGCTGACCCCTGACCAGAATGCAGCAGTTAAGACTGCGCTGGAGAGCGGCTTTTCTATCTTGACCGGCGGTCCCGGCGTGGGCAAGACTCAGACTGTAAGGGCGGTCATCAGGGCCTTCGAGTTGCAGAACCCTTGGGGGGGAGTATTTCTTTGCGCTCCTACAGGGAGAGCAGCCAGAAGGCTTTCGGAGGTGACCGGGCGCCAGGCGCACACCGTGCACAAGCTTCTGGGCCTCCGGAACGGCCACGCAGACCGCAACCGCAAAAACCCGCTGGAATGCGATCTGTTGATTTTGGACGAAGCGAGCATGGCCTGCTTGGTTTTGACCAAGCGCCTCCTCGAAGCCGTTCCCAACAACGCCAGGATCCTTTTCGTCGGAGACGCGGACCAGCTTCCGAGCGTTGGCCCGGGCAACATTTTGCGCGATCTGCTGGACAAAGTTCCGACTGTCCGCCTGACCGAAATCTTTCGCCAGGCTGCCGAGAGCCAGATCGTAACGAACGCTCACCGGATAAATAGGGGCCAGATGCCGCTGATTGACCGCTCGAAGACGGACTTTATATTCCTGGAAAGAGAAGATCCGGAAGACATCGCAAAGTGCGTGGCGACTTGCGCTTCCGGGATGGGTTACGATCCTTTGGACGTGCAGGTTCTTTCGCCGATGCGAAAGGGCCCGGTGGGGACGGCTGAGCTCAATAAGCTCATCCAGGGGGGGATGTCCGGCCCCAGGGTGAAATACGGCCAGTACGTCTTCCATGTGGGCGACAAGGTGATCCACACGAAGAACAACTATGACAAAGGGGTTTTCAACGGCGACATCGGGATTATCAAGAAGATCAAGATGCAGCACGATGTCCTGGTGCAGTACAGCAGCGGCCTGGTTTCCTATTCCGGGGATGACCTGAGAGAGCTTGAGCCGGCGTGGGCGGTCACGGTTCACAAGGCTCAGGGCTCTGAGTTTAAGGCTGTAATAATTCCCGTCACCACCTCTCACTATGTCATGCTGCACCGCAACCTGATCTATACCGCCGTCACCAGGGCCAGGGAAAAAGTGATTCTGGTGGGCACGAAGAAGGCTTTGGCCATTGCGGTGCGCAACAACAAGCCGATTCAGCGTTACACCGCGCTTTCGGGCCTCCTGAGAGACGCGCCCCGCCGTTAA